One Solanum pennellii chromosome 9, SPENNV200 DNA segment encodes these proteins:
- the LOC107031153 gene encoding uncharacterized protein LOC107031153 — MGHRLETRRHQESSSAAKEIKSSLANQSSKLRDKYKVESTEDKTYISRHHGLSKTVNQNVSQLTSSGDHQNQWLESKENKDDELVKYMSNLPGYLQHTEKGKNVQGKALNFGVLDWERLEKWKYNERMPASCHRKTLSGGSSFVAVKPPKAYGLSSQRKQMPLPSIPSCKQKLAEPVQQSQSEFIQTHDMQTTRCPTKHGKQKQHLRKEVPPRKRNSELKTDEEDLSWIPIKNVSVPSSHTKSVQVCKNEIKFDNEGKFSSQNYAAEPKNIVLLVPKHRSKKSIEASQFSELRTSFNEQPADAMRAGFSDCSSLDSFSSELLSVPHSCPLPASSATNTESHVKQRQLSSARDITDLCSSPCPTGRITSRTSFDAKCLNHNKVDVELRLPAETSQRADLDTAEEAVVKGRHPSPNKRFSFSLGRMSRSFSFKETSAAPPLNSTNSIPKSGPAGASSSADLSNREKPNANIRGRSSPLRRLLDPLLKPKGVHSAETFPLSNENSSGNTLPTNHSKHVHAKKHLPPTLQALLQLSLKDGVPFFKLVVDDDGGILAAAVKKLPTSGKGGSSLVYAFYAVHEIKRRSGGWMSHGPKEKSAGFGYKVIGQMEISCSEVQNSSVHEQKSISVQRESVLYSIDCGQVEKQVPDSCQKRELAAIVVMNSSQCKEEGMQQLLGETCETYSDVVVILPGGTHNLPNDGTPSSLLERWRSGGLCDCGGWDVGCKLKILEQDKNCKSQDFLNLLIQGGNRRSKPIFSMAPLKNGLYSVEFDSSVPLLEAFSICVSALTSHKLADIFEIGSLGQKASSDATMGTKASTAVQGQVPQRYVSSPPPSPVGRI; from the exons ATGGGGCACCGACTAGAAACTAGACGTCATCAGGAAAGCTCCAGTGCTGCAAAAGAGATCAAATCATCCCTAGCAAATCAAAGTTCAAAGCTCAGAGACAAGTATAAAGTTGAAAGCACAGAAGATAAGACATACATTAGCAGGCATCATGGCTTAAGCAAGACGGTCAATCAGAATGTTTCACAATTGACCTCTTCCGGAGATCACCAAAACCAGTGGTTAGAGAGTAAGGAAAATAAAGATGACGAGCTTGTCAAGTACATGTCCAATTTGCCAGGTTATCTGCAGCACACAGAAAAGGGAAAGAATGTTCAAGGAAAGGCTTTGAATTTCGGAGTCCTTGATTGGGAGCGTCTGGAGAAATGGAAGTATAATGAACGTATGCCTGCAAGTTGTCATCGTAAAACGTTATCAGGTGGTTCTTCATTTGTTGCTGTTAAGCCTCCCAAAGCTTATGGCTTGTCTTCTCAGAGAAAGCAAATGCCATTACCGAGCATTCCGTCTTGTAAACAAAAGCTTGCAGAACCCGTGCAGCAATCCCAATCAGAGTTTATTCAGACCCATGATATGCAAACTACACGGTGCCCCACAAAGCATGGTAAGCAGAAACAGCATCTTAGGAAGGAGGTACCACCTCGCAAGCGTAATTCCGAACTAAAAACAGATGAAGAAGATTTGTCCTGGATACCGATTAAGAATGTTAGTGTTCCTAGTAGTCATACAAAGAGTGTTCAAGTTTGTAAAAACGAGATCAAATTCGACAATGAAGGCAAGTTTAGTTCCCAAAATTATGCTGCTGAACCCAAGAATATTGTGCTCTTGGTTCCAAAACATCGTTCAAAAAAAAGTATAGAGGCCTCTCAATTCTCTGAATTAAGAACATCTTTTAATGAGCAACCAGCTGATGCGATGAGGGCGGGATTTTCTGATTGTTCTTCTCTGGATTCCTTCTCTAGTGAACTGCTTTCTGTTCCACATTCATGTCCTCTGCCTGCAAGCTCTGCAACGAATACAGAGTCTCATGTGAAGCAACGCCAGTTGTCCAGTGCTCGGGACATAACAGATTTATGCTCATCCCCATGTCCAACTGGGAGGATAACTAGTCGCACTTCATTTGATGCCAAATGTCTGAATCACAATAAAGTTGATGTAGAATTGAGACTCCCAGCTGAGACTTCACAGAGAGCAGATTTGGACACTGCAGAGGAGGCAGTGGTGAAGGGAAGACATCCATCCCCTAATAAGAGGTTTAGCTTTAGTCTTGGTCGAATGAGCAGAAGTTTCAGTTTTAAGGAGACCTCTGCTGCTCCACCACTGAATAGTACAAATAGCATCCCCAAGTCTGGCCCAGCAGGAGCTTCTTCCAGTGCGGATCTCAGTAATCGGGAGAAGCCAAATGCTAATATCAGAGGAAGATCTAGTCCTTTGAGAAGACTCTTAGATCCATTGCTGAAGCCTAAGGGCGTTCATTCAGCTGAGACATTTCCACTTTCTAATGAAAACTCAAGTGGCAATACTTTGCCCACTAACCACAGCAAACATGTTCATGCGAAAAAGCATCTTCCCCCAACTCTTCAGGCTCTTCTACAGCTTTCACTTAAGGACGGAGTTCCATTTTTTAAACTTGTGGTCGACGATGATGGTGGCATTCTTGCTGCAGCTGTCAAGAAGTTACCAACTTCCGGGAAGGGTGGAAGTAGTTTGGTTTATGCTTTCTATGCAGTCCATGAAATTAAAAGGAGGAGTGGGGGTTGGATGAGCCATGGACCAAAAGAGAAAAGTGCTGGCTTTGGTTATAAAGTTATTGGCCAGATGGAGATTTCTTGTTCTGAAGTTCAAAACTCAAGTGTACATGAGCAGAAAAGCATATCTGTGCAAAGGGAATCTGTCTTGTATAGCATTGATTGTGGACAGGTGGAAAAGCAAGTCCCTGATTCTTGTCAAAAGAGAGAGCTTGCCGCCATTGTCGTTATGAACTCAAGTCAATGTAAAGAAGAAGGTATGCAGCAATTACTTGGAGAGACCTGTGAAACATACAGTGATGTTGTAGTCATTCTTCCTGGTGGTACACATAACTTGCCAAATGATGGAACTCCTTCCTCATTACTCGAACGATGGAGATCTGGTGGGTTATGTGATTGTGGAGGGTGGGATGTTGGTTGCAAGCTAAAAATACTTGAACAGGATAAGAATTGCAAGAGCCAAGATTTTCTAAACCTTTTGATTCAG GGAGGAAATAGGAGGAGCAAGCCTATCTTCAGTATGGCACCTCTCAAGAATGGACTTTACTCTGTCGAATTTGATTCATCAGTTCCTTTGTTAGAGGCATTCTCCATATGTGTGTCTGCCCTGACTAGTCATAAACTAGCTGACATCTTTGAAATTGGTTCTCTAGGACAGAAGGCTTCTTCAGATGCCACGATGGGGACAAAGGCTTCAACCGCAGTCCAAGGACAAGTCCCTCAAAGATATGTGTCATCTCCACCCCCCTCACCTGTTGGAAGGATCTAG
- the LOC107029128 gene encoding 18.1 kDa class I heat shock protein-like produces the protein MSFMPVFGGRRNHAHQVHDPYSDHQTHKVHDPYSDHKTHKVHDPYSRPSHPVYDPYSQHAHQVHDPFAHHDVWDPFHEFYLENPRSLIAPAPSFHHVPATMAQIEYKETPESHIFRCNLHGYKKEDVKVQVEDEKILKITGETRMMKKEDNWHHYERSSGKFFTSFSLPLNSRADNVKSSMENGVLTITIPKKETSRNHHHIRSVQIN, from the exons atgtctttcaTGCCTGTGTTTGGTGGTCGGAGAAATCATGCACACCAGGTGCATGATCCTTATTCCGACCACCAGACACACAAGGTGCATGATCCTTACTCCGAtcacaagacacacaaggtgCATGATCCCTATTCTCGACCTTCACACCCTGTGTATGATCCTTATTCTCAACATGCACACCAAGTGCACGATCCTTTTGCTCATCATGATGTATGGGATCCTTTCCATGAATTTTATCTCGAAAACCCTCGATCCCTCATAGCTCCAGCACCATCGTTCCACCATGTACCTGCAACGATGGCGCAAATCGAGTATAAGGAAACACCAGAGTCACATATCTTTAGGTGTAACTTGCATGGTTACAAGAAAGAAGACGTCAAAGTACAG GTGGAGGatgaaaaaatacttaaaattacTGGGGAAACAAGAATGATGAAGAAAGAAGATAATTGGCACCATTATGAAAGAAGTAGTGGAAAATTCTTCACATCTTTTTCACTGCCTCTAAATAGTAGGGCTGATAATGTTAAGTCATCAATGGAAAATGGAGTGCTCACTATAACTATTCCTAAGAAGGAAACTAGCAGGAATC